The DNA region TCGATCGGCCGAGACATTGTGGATTCGGCATTCACCGTACACAGAGAACTCGGCCCCGGTCTCCTGGAAACAGTCTACGAGGTTGTACTCCTGGATGAACTCCAAAAACGCGGGTATGCCGCTGAACGACAAGTATCAGTACCAATCGTCTGCCGGGGACATCCGTTTGATGAAGGATTCCGGGCTGACATCATTGTTGCCAAAAGAGTAATCATCGAACTGAAATCCATTGAAAAAATTACCAACGCGCATAAAAAACAGGTCCTAACATATCTTAAACTGACAGGAATGAAACTTGGGTATTTGCTCAACTTTGGGGAAGCCATGATGAAGCATGGCATCACCCGGATTGTCAATGGCCTCCCAGAGTAGTTTCAAAGATTACCTCTCGCTGAGACGCCAAGAGCGCAGCGTTAAAAGCACTTGTATACTTGGCGATCTTTGCGCCTTAGCGAGAGAACTCCGGGCTTGGCGTCAAGACCCAAACAGCATATAGCGAGATGAAATGAACACCACTGAAAGCATTGTTTCCAAAGTCTGGAGTTTTTGTCACACCCTGCGCGACGACGGGGTAAGCTACGGCGATTATCTGGAGCAGCTAACCTACCTGCTCTTTTTGAAAATGGCCGATGAATATAGCCAAATCTATAATAAAGATGTGGGCATACCAGCTGAATACAGCTGGAAAAGCCTGACCTCCTTAAAAGGCGCTGATCTGGAAGCCCACTACGTCAACCTTTTACGCGCCCTGGGCCAACAAAAGGGCATGATCGGCCAGATATTTTCCAAGTCCCAAAACCAGATCCAGGATCCGGCCAAACTGTACAAGATCATTCATATGATCGATGAGGAAAACTGGGTCACCATGGGCGCCGACGTCAAAGGCGATATCTATGAAGGCTTGTTGGAAAAGAATGCCGAAGACGTGAAAAGCGGAGCCGGGCAATATTTTACCCCCAGAGCCTTGATCCGGGCCATGGTGGAATGCATCCGTCCCGAACCTTTAAAGACCATTGCCGATCCGGCCTGTGGCACCGGCGGCTTTTTTCTTGCCGCCTATGACTTCCTGACCAGCAATTACAACCTGGACAAGGAACAGAAAAAGTTCCTGAAAAAAGAAACATTTTACGGCAATGAAATCGTAGCCAACGCCCGGCGCTTGGGGCTGATGAATATGTTCCTACACAATATCGGGGAGATCACCGAAGAGCCTACAATCTCTTCCAAGGACGCCCTGACATCAGACACCGGTGCCCGCTACGACTATGTCCTGACCAATCCCCCCTTTGGCAAAAAAAGCAGTATTACCATCACCAATGGATCCGGCAAGCAGGACAAGGAGGATCTTCGTTACAACCGCCAGGACTTCTGGGCCACCACTTCCAACAAACAGCTGAACTTTGTGCAGCATGTGCGCACCATGCTCAAATCAACCGGCCAGGCGGCTGTGGTCGTACCAGACAACGTGCTCTTTGAAGGAGGAGCCGGTGAAACTGTCCGCAAAAAGCTCCTGGAGAATACCGACCTGCACACCATCTTGAGGCTGCCCACCGGCATTTTTTACGCCCAGGGAGTCAAGGCCAATGTCATCTTCTTTGACAACAAGCCGGCCAGCAAAGAACCATGGACTAGGGAAGTCTGGTTCTATGACTTGCGGACCAACGTGCACTTCACCAAAAAACGAAATCAGATGACCTATGAGCACCTGAAGGATTTCGTTTCCTGCTACAACCCACAAAATCCACACAAGCGCACCGAAACCTGGTCAGAAGACAACCCCGACGGCAGGTGGCGCAAGTTCACCTATGATGAAATTGTAACCCGCGACAAAACAAGCCTGGACATCTTCTGGATCAGAGACGAAAACCTGGCCGACCTGGACAACCTCCCGGATCCAGACGTCCTGGCTGAAGAGATCATGGAGAACCTGGAAGCTGGGGTGGAGAGCTTTAAGCAGGTCGTGAAGTCGCTGAATGGGCAGTGAGCCAACGAGCTGCAGGACTCTCGCCAAGCCGCCAAGAGCGCCACGTAAAGAACTTTTGCTTTCTTTGTGATCCTT from Desulfovermiculus halophilus DSM 18834 includes:
- a CDS encoding GxxExxY protein yields the protein MDENSIGRDIVDSAFTVHRELGPGLLETVYEVVLLDELQKRGYAAERQVSVPIVCRGHPFDEGFRADIIVAKRVIIELKSIEKITNAHKKQVLTYLKLTGMKLGYLLNFGEAMMKHGITRIVNGLPE
- a CDS encoding HsdM family class I SAM-dependent methyltransferase, translating into MNTTESIVSKVWSFCHTLRDDGVSYGDYLEQLTYLLFLKMADEYSQIYNKDVGIPAEYSWKSLTSLKGADLEAHYVNLLRALGQQKGMIGQIFSKSQNQIQDPAKLYKIIHMIDEENWVTMGADVKGDIYEGLLEKNAEDVKSGAGQYFTPRALIRAMVECIRPEPLKTIADPACGTGGFFLAAYDFLTSNYNLDKEQKKFLKKETFYGNEIVANARRLGLMNMFLHNIGEITEEPTISSKDALTSDTGARYDYVLTNPPFGKKSSITITNGSGKQDKEDLRYNRQDFWATTSNKQLNFVQHVRTMLKSTGQAAVVVPDNVLFEGGAGETVRKKLLENTDLHTILRLPTGIFYAQGVKANVIFFDNKPASKEPWTREVWFYDLRTNVHFTKKRNQMTYEHLKDFVSCYNPQNPHKRTETWSEDNPDGRWRKFTYDEIVTRDKTSLDIFWIRDENLADLDNLPDPDVLAEEIMENLEAGVESFKQVVKSLNGQ